Proteins from one Dromiciops gliroides isolate mDroGli1 chromosome 6, mDroGli1.pri, whole genome shotgun sequence genomic window:
- the LOC122732809 gene encoding sodium-dependent phosphate transport protein 2B-like isoform X2 — translation MAPWPELGNSHSDPNKYIEEAPTHQSMSEKDKETPSNNAHSPVSKIELLPSYSTIALIEEPAVEQDPWDMPTLKDSGVKWSERDTTGKVIAVLQGFGKVLLLLGFLYLFVCSLDILSSAFQLVGGKMAGEIFRDGSVLNNPLAGLVIGVLVTVMVQSSSTSSSIIVSMVSSSLLTVKAAIPIIMGANIGTSVTNTIVALMQAGDRDEFRRAFAGATVHDFFNWLSVLVLLPVEVITGYLYHLTNVIVKSFNIKSGEDAPELLKVITDPFTKLIIQLDKKVIDEIATGNEAAKNKSLIKIWCKTFKNVTLSNITIPSPENCTSPSLCWTDGNMTWTSMNTTYEENFEKCKHAFVNVSLSDLGIGLILLALSLLVLCTCLILIVKVLNSVLKGQVAAVIKKTLNTDFPFPFAWLTGYLAILVGAGMTFIVQSSSVFTSAITPLVGIGVISIERAYPLTLGSNIGTTTTAILAALASSGNTLQNSLQIALCHFFFNISGILLWYPIPFTRLPIRLAKGLGNITATYRWFAIFYLIFCFFLVPLTVFGLSLAGWQVLVGVGAPILFLLFVVLVIRVLQSRCPQILPKKLQNWAFLPLWMRSLRPWDGLVSIITGNCCQLPCCWCCRVCCRVCCLLCGCPRCCRCSKCCDLLEDDENVKEITISGSEVYENTAAITKETQPGSKTQEEGQDIKTFSSSTAL, via the exons ATGGCACCTTGGCCTGAATTGGGAAACTCCCACTCTGATCCTAATAAGTACATTGAAGAGGCTCCCACCCACCAATCTATGtctgaaaaagataaagaaacccCCAGCA ACAATGCCCATTCTCCTGTAAGCAAGATAGAACTCCTGCCATCTTATTCTACTATTGCATTAATCGAAGAGCCAGCAGTAGAGCAAGACCCATGGGACATGCCAACCTTGAAGGACTCTGGGGTCAAGTGGTCAG AGAGAGACACCACAGGGAAAGTAATTGCTGTCTTACAAGGATTTGGAAAAGTGCTTCTCCTCCTGGGCTTTCTCTACTTATTTGTCTGCTCCTTGGACATTCTCAGCAGTGCCTTCCAGCTGGTTGGAG GGAAAATGGCGGGAGAGATTTTCCGTGATGGTTCAGTGTTGAACAATCCTCTGGCCGGCTTGGTGATTGGTGTACTGGTGACCGTCATGGTTCAGAGTTCCAGCACATCCTCATCGATCATTGTCAGCATGGTGTCCTCTTCAT TGCTGACAGTAAAGGCAGCAATTCCCATTATCATGGGAGCCAATATTGGGACTTCAGTCACCAATACTATCGTGGCCCTCATGCAGGCTGGAGACAGGGATGAATTTCGAAG AGCTTTTGCAGGAGCAACTGTCCATGATTTTTTTAACTGGTTGTCAGTGCTGGTGCTGCTGCCTGTGGAGGTGATAACAGGCTACCTCTACCACCTCACCAATGTCATAGTGAAATCCTTTAACATCAAGAGTGGAGAAGATGCCCCTGAACTCCTGAAAGTGATCACAGATCCCTTCACAAAACTCATCATCCAG CTGGATAAAAAAGTCATAGATGAAATTGCTACAGGAAATGAAgcagcaaaaaacaaaagcctGATAAAGATTTGgtgtaaaacttttaaaaatgtg ACTTTAAGCAACATTACCATTCCCTCACCAGAAAATTGTACTTCTCCCAGTCTGTGCTGGACTGATGGGAACATGACCTGGACCTCCATGAATACAACATATGAAGAGAACTTTGAAAAGT GCAAACATGCATTTGTGAATGTCAGTCTCTCAGATCTTGGAATTGGGCTCATCCTTCTAGCCCTCTCCTTGTTGGTCCTGTGCACCTGTTTGATCTTGATCGTCAAGGTCCTGAACTCTGTGCTCAAGGGACAAGTTGCTGCAGTGATTAAGAAGACCCTCAATACAG atttccccttcccttttgccTGGCTGACAGGCTACCTTGCCATTCTTGTTGGAGCTGGGATGACCTTTATTGTGCAGAGTAGCTCTGTGTTCACCTCTGCAATCACTCCTCTGGTTG GCATTGGTGTGATCAGCATTGAGAGAGCTTACCCTTTAACCTTGGGCTCCAACATTggtaccaccaccactgccatccTGGCTGCATTAGCTAGCTCTGGAAATACTTTACAAAATTCACTCCAG ATTGCCCTGTGCCATTTCTTCTTCAACATCTCTGGGATCCTTCTGTGGTACCCAATCCCATTCACACGCCTGCCTATACGCCTAGCCAAGGGCCTGGGAAATATCACAGCCACCTACCGTTGGTTTGCCATCTTCTACCTGATCTTCTGCTTTTTCTTGGTTCCATTGACCGTGTTTGGCCTCTCCCTGGCAGGTTGGCAGGTGTTGGTAGGCGTAGGGGCACCCATCCTATTCTTGTTGTTTGTGGTACTGGTAATACGGGTCCTGCAATCCCGCTGCCCTCAAATTCTTCCTAAAAAGCTTCAGAATTGGGCCTTCTTGCCCCTCTGGATGCGCTCTCTTAGGCCCTGGGATGGGCTGGTGTCTATCATCACCGGCAACTGCTGCCAGCTACCATGTTGCTGGTGTTGCCGTGTCTGCTGCCGGGTGTGTTGCCTGCTATGTGGATGCCCTCGGTGTTGCCGCTGTAGTAAGTGCTGTGATCTGCTGGAAGATGATGAAAATGTCAAGGAAATCACCATCTCAGGTTCTGAGGTGTATGAGAATACCGCAGCCATCACTAAGGAGACTCAGCCCGGGTCCAAGACACAGGAAGAAGGTCAAGACATAAAGACCTTCTCTAGCAGTACGGCTTTATAA
- the LOC122732809 gene encoding sodium-dependent phosphate transport protein 2B-like isoform X1 → MHILSFEFYYSQTMAPWPELGNSHSDPNKYIEEAPTHQSMSEKDKETPSNNAHSPVSKIELLPSYSTIALIEEPAVEQDPWDMPTLKDSGVKWSERDTTGKVIAVLQGFGKVLLLLGFLYLFVCSLDILSSAFQLVGGKMAGEIFRDGSVLNNPLAGLVIGVLVTVMVQSSSTSSSIIVSMVSSSLLTVKAAIPIIMGANIGTSVTNTIVALMQAGDRDEFRRAFAGATVHDFFNWLSVLVLLPVEVITGYLYHLTNVIVKSFNIKSGEDAPELLKVITDPFTKLIIQLDKKVIDEIATGNEAAKNKSLIKIWCKTFKNVTLSNITIPSPENCTSPSLCWTDGNMTWTSMNTTYEENFEKCKHAFVNVSLSDLGIGLILLALSLLVLCTCLILIVKVLNSVLKGQVAAVIKKTLNTDFPFPFAWLTGYLAILVGAGMTFIVQSSSVFTSAITPLVGIGVISIERAYPLTLGSNIGTTTTAILAALASSGNTLQNSLQIALCHFFFNISGILLWYPIPFTRLPIRLAKGLGNITATYRWFAIFYLIFCFFLVPLTVFGLSLAGWQVLVGVGAPILFLLFVVLVIRVLQSRCPQILPKKLQNWAFLPLWMRSLRPWDGLVSIITGNCCQLPCCWCCRVCCRVCCLLCGCPRCCRCSKCCDLLEDDENVKEITISGSEVYENTAAITKETQPGSKTQEEGQDIKTFSSSTAL, encoded by the exons ATGcacattttaagttttgaattttattattcaCAGACCATGGCACCTTGGCCTGAATTGGGAAACTCCCACTCTGATCCTAATAAGTACATTGAAGAGGCTCCCACCCACCAATCTATGtctgaaaaagataaagaaacccCCAGCA ACAATGCCCATTCTCCTGTAAGCAAGATAGAACTCCTGCCATCTTATTCTACTATTGCATTAATCGAAGAGCCAGCAGTAGAGCAAGACCCATGGGACATGCCAACCTTGAAGGACTCTGGGGTCAAGTGGTCAG AGAGAGACACCACAGGGAAAGTAATTGCTGTCTTACAAGGATTTGGAAAAGTGCTTCTCCTCCTGGGCTTTCTCTACTTATTTGTCTGCTCCTTGGACATTCTCAGCAGTGCCTTCCAGCTGGTTGGAG GGAAAATGGCGGGAGAGATTTTCCGTGATGGTTCAGTGTTGAACAATCCTCTGGCCGGCTTGGTGATTGGTGTACTGGTGACCGTCATGGTTCAGAGTTCCAGCACATCCTCATCGATCATTGTCAGCATGGTGTCCTCTTCAT TGCTGACAGTAAAGGCAGCAATTCCCATTATCATGGGAGCCAATATTGGGACTTCAGTCACCAATACTATCGTGGCCCTCATGCAGGCTGGAGACAGGGATGAATTTCGAAG AGCTTTTGCAGGAGCAACTGTCCATGATTTTTTTAACTGGTTGTCAGTGCTGGTGCTGCTGCCTGTGGAGGTGATAACAGGCTACCTCTACCACCTCACCAATGTCATAGTGAAATCCTTTAACATCAAGAGTGGAGAAGATGCCCCTGAACTCCTGAAAGTGATCACAGATCCCTTCACAAAACTCATCATCCAG CTGGATAAAAAAGTCATAGATGAAATTGCTACAGGAAATGAAgcagcaaaaaacaaaagcctGATAAAGATTTGgtgtaaaacttttaaaaatgtg ACTTTAAGCAACATTACCATTCCCTCACCAGAAAATTGTACTTCTCCCAGTCTGTGCTGGACTGATGGGAACATGACCTGGACCTCCATGAATACAACATATGAAGAGAACTTTGAAAAGT GCAAACATGCATTTGTGAATGTCAGTCTCTCAGATCTTGGAATTGGGCTCATCCTTCTAGCCCTCTCCTTGTTGGTCCTGTGCACCTGTTTGATCTTGATCGTCAAGGTCCTGAACTCTGTGCTCAAGGGACAAGTTGCTGCAGTGATTAAGAAGACCCTCAATACAG atttccccttcccttttgccTGGCTGACAGGCTACCTTGCCATTCTTGTTGGAGCTGGGATGACCTTTATTGTGCAGAGTAGCTCTGTGTTCACCTCTGCAATCACTCCTCTGGTTG GCATTGGTGTGATCAGCATTGAGAGAGCTTACCCTTTAACCTTGGGCTCCAACATTggtaccaccaccactgccatccTGGCTGCATTAGCTAGCTCTGGAAATACTTTACAAAATTCACTCCAG ATTGCCCTGTGCCATTTCTTCTTCAACATCTCTGGGATCCTTCTGTGGTACCCAATCCCATTCACACGCCTGCCTATACGCCTAGCCAAGGGCCTGGGAAATATCACAGCCACCTACCGTTGGTTTGCCATCTTCTACCTGATCTTCTGCTTTTTCTTGGTTCCATTGACCGTGTTTGGCCTCTCCCTGGCAGGTTGGCAGGTGTTGGTAGGCGTAGGGGCACCCATCCTATTCTTGTTGTTTGTGGTACTGGTAATACGGGTCCTGCAATCCCGCTGCCCTCAAATTCTTCCTAAAAAGCTTCAGAATTGGGCCTTCTTGCCCCTCTGGATGCGCTCTCTTAGGCCCTGGGATGGGCTGGTGTCTATCATCACCGGCAACTGCTGCCAGCTACCATGTTGCTGGTGTTGCCGTGTCTGCTGCCGGGTGTGTTGCCTGCTATGTGGATGCCCTCGGTGTTGCCGCTGTAGTAAGTGCTGTGATCTGCTGGAAGATGATGAAAATGTCAAGGAAATCACCATCTCAGGTTCTGAGGTGTATGAGAATACCGCAGCCATCACTAAGGAGACTCAGCCCGGGTCCAAGACACAGGAAGAAGGTCAAGACATAAAGACCTTCTCTAGCAGTACGGCTTTATAA